A window from Micromonospora profundi encodes these proteins:
- a CDS encoding oxygenase MpaB family protein, translated as MDSDDLGLFGPGSVTWKVHEEPILIVAGLRSLYLQALHPRAMAGVAQNSNYRTDAWGRLVRTATYVATTVYGTTAEAEAAGARLRRLHARMRATDQLTGEEFRVDEPDLLRWVHVTEVESFLSTARRAGLPLTDDEVDGYYTEQRRSAALVGLDPATVPGTAAEVEAYYQEVRPELRMTREAAETALFLTAPPLPWKLSLPARLGLTLGPPRWAYLGIAGTALALLPAWARRLYGGLGLPTTALSADLTVRALRLGLGAVPRRYLEGPLLQAAKERAARLTVTSQAG; from the coding sequence GTGGACTCCGATGACCTCGGCCTCTTCGGTCCGGGTTCGGTCACGTGGAAGGTGCACGAGGAGCCGATCCTGATCGTCGCCGGCCTGCGCTCGCTCTACCTCCAGGCGTTGCACCCCCGAGCCATGGCCGGGGTCGCGCAGAACAGCAACTACCGCACCGACGCCTGGGGACGTCTGGTCCGCACTGCCACCTACGTGGCGACCACCGTCTACGGGACGACTGCCGAGGCGGAGGCCGCCGGGGCGCGGCTGCGCCGGCTGCACGCCCGGATGCGGGCCACCGACCAGCTCACCGGCGAGGAGTTCCGGGTCGACGAACCTGACCTGCTGCGCTGGGTGCACGTCACCGAGGTCGAGTCGTTCCTCAGCACCGCCCGGCGGGCGGGCCTGCCGCTCACCGACGACGAGGTGGACGGCTACTACACCGAGCAGCGCCGCTCGGCCGCACTCGTCGGCCTGGACCCGGCCACTGTGCCGGGAACGGCCGCCGAGGTGGAGGCGTACTACCAAGAGGTACGGCCGGAGCTGCGGATGACCCGGGAGGCCGCCGAGACGGCGCTGTTCCTCACCGCACCGCCGCTGCCGTGGAAGCTCAGCCTGCCGGCCCGGCTGGGGCTGACACTGGGTCCACCGCGCTGGGCGTACCTGGGGATCGCCGGCACCGCGCTGGCCCTGCTGCCGGCGTGGGCCCGCCGGTTGTACGGCGGCTTGGGGCTGCCCACCACCGCGCTGTCGGCGGATCTGACCGTGCGCGCCCTGAGGCTGGGGCTCGGCGCGGTGCCCCGCCGCTATCTGGAGGGGCCGCTGTTGCAGGCCGCCAAGGAGCGGGCGGCACGGCTCACGGTGACGTCGCAGGCCGGCTGA
- a CDS encoding RecB family exonuclease translates to MPERLFVCTPSKLGAYADCPRRYRYSYVDRPAPPKGPPWAHNSLGASVHTALKNWYALPADRRRPEALAVLLKGTWVREGYRDDEQERAAYRRALGWLESYVETLEPDADPLGVERVVAVKTAVLAFNGRADRIDSRPGPDGPELVIVDYKTGRTGLDTDDARGSQALALYAYAAERVFRRPCRRVELHHLPTGTVAGHDHTVESLARQLTRAEETARDIMAAERVVADGGDADEAFPVAPGPRCGWCDFRRHCPTGAQTPGKEPWAAVDRPAEG, encoded by the coding sequence ATGCCGGAGCGGCTGTTCGTCTGCACGCCGAGCAAACTCGGCGCGTACGCCGACTGCCCCCGCCGCTACCGCTACTCCTACGTCGACCGGCCCGCCCCGCCGAAGGGCCCGCCGTGGGCGCACAACTCGCTCGGCGCCAGCGTGCACACCGCCCTGAAGAACTGGTACGCGCTGCCCGCCGACCGCCGCCGCCCCGAGGCGCTGGCCGTCCTGCTCAAGGGCACCTGGGTCCGCGAGGGCTACCGCGACGACGAGCAGGAGCGGGCCGCCTACCGTCGGGCGTTGGGCTGGCTGGAGTCGTACGTCGAGACGCTGGAGCCGGACGCCGACCCGCTCGGTGTGGAGCGGGTGGTGGCGGTCAAGACCGCCGTTCTCGCCTTCAACGGCCGGGCCGACCGCATCGACTCCCGCCCCGGTCCGGACGGTCCGGAGCTGGTCATCGTCGACTACAAGACCGGCCGCACCGGGCTCGACACCGACGACGCCCGAGGCTCGCAGGCGCTGGCGCTCTACGCGTACGCGGCCGAGCGGGTTTTCCGCAGGCCGTGCCGACGGGTGGAGCTTCACCACCTGCCGACCGGCACGGTCGCCGGCCACGACCACACAGTCGAGTCGCTGGCCCGGCAGCTGACCCGTGCGGAAGAGACAGCACGCGACATCATGGCCGCCGAGCGGGTGGTCGCCGACGGCGGCGACGCCGACGAGGCGTTTCCGGTGGCGCCCGGCCCGCGCTGCGGCTGGTGCGACTTCCGGCGGCACTGCCCGACCGGGGCGCAGACGCCGGGCAAGGAGCCGTGGGCGGCCGTGGACCGGCCCGCCGAAGGCTGA
- a CDS encoding MarC family protein, protein MDLKLFGEVFVTLLVITDPPGMMPIFLALTGPLPARDRHRAAWQAVALALGVIVIFAVAGQTLLDYLHVDLPALQAAGGLLLVLVALELLTGKADDPSKQVTSNIALVPLGTPLLAGPGAIVATMLFVQQADGIGDFSAIAAAILAVMVTVWIVLRFSGGIVKVLRPGGIEVLTRIAGLLLAAIAVQLIADAVAAFVRQYVNMA, encoded by the coding sequence GTGGATCTGAAGCTGTTCGGCGAGGTTTTCGTGACCCTGCTGGTGATCACCGACCCGCCGGGCATGATGCCGATCTTCCTGGCGCTGACCGGCCCCCTGCCCGCCCGCGACCGCCACCGGGCGGCCTGGCAAGCCGTCGCGCTGGCGCTCGGCGTCATCGTGATCTTCGCGGTGGCCGGGCAGACCCTGCTCGACTACCTGCACGTCGACCTGCCAGCCCTCCAGGCCGCGGGTGGCCTGCTGCTCGTGCTGGTTGCCCTGGAACTGCTCACCGGCAAGGCCGACGACCCCAGCAAACAGGTCACCTCGAACATCGCGCTGGTGCCGCTGGGTACCCCACTGCTGGCCGGCCCGGGCGCCATCGTGGCCACAATGCTCTTCGTCCAGCAGGCCGACGGGATTGGCGACTTCAGCGCCATCGCCGCCGCGATCCTCGCCGTGATGGTCACTGTCTGGATCGTGCTGCGTTTCTCCGGCGGCATCGTGAAGGTCCTGCGCCCCGGCGGCATCGAGGTGCTGACCCGGATCGCCGGCCTGCTGCTCGCCGCGATCGCCGTGCAGCTCATCGCCGACGCGGTGGCCGCCTTCGTCAGGCAGTACGTGAACATGGCCTGA
- a CDS encoding PHP domain-containing protein — protein MTSRTGPAPRIDLHTHSTASDGTMSPAELVRAAADARLDVVAITDHDTTAGWASALRALPPRLCLVRGAELSCRWTGAHREVSLHLLAYLFDPDHPELVAELTRLRAAREERGERIVTLLRADGVDVSWTEILSGAGGGTVGRPHIAQALIRAGLVGSTREAFGPDWLGERYRLPKEDIDIFRAIRLVRAAGGVPVFAHPRASRRGPIVSDELIAELATAGLAGLEADHEDHSPAERSHVRALAGELGLLVTGSSDFHGTHKTVGLGAFTTSVEAYERIVAEGVTDVASI, from the coding sequence GTGACCTCGCGTACCGGCCCCGCGCCACGAATCGACCTGCACACCCACTCCACTGCCAGCGACGGCACGATGAGCCCGGCGGAGCTGGTCCGCGCCGCCGCCGACGCGAGGCTGGACGTGGTGGCCATCACCGACCACGACACCACCGCCGGCTGGGCGTCGGCCCTGCGGGCGCTGCCCCCGAGGCTGTGCCTGGTCCGGGGCGCGGAACTCTCCTGCCGTTGGACCGGCGCGCATCGGGAGGTGTCCCTGCACCTGCTGGCCTACCTGTTCGACCCGGACCACCCGGAGCTGGTCGCCGAGCTGACCCGGCTGCGCGCTGCCCGGGAGGAGCGCGGCGAGCGGATCGTGACGTTGCTGCGCGCCGACGGCGTCGACGTGAGCTGGACCGAGATCCTCTCCGGCGCGGGCGGCGGCACGGTGGGGCGTCCGCACATCGCGCAGGCGTTGATCCGGGCCGGTCTGGTCGGCAGCACCCGGGAGGCGTTCGGCCCGGACTGGCTGGGCGAGCGCTACCGGCTGCCGAAGGAGGACATCGACATCTTCCGGGCGATCCGGCTGGTCCGGGCGGCCGGCGGCGTACCGGTCTTCGCCCATCCCCGCGCCAGCCGGCGCGGGCCGATCGTTTCCGACGAGCTGATCGCCGAGCTGGCCACAGCCGGGCTGGCCGGGCTGGAGGCCGACCACGAGGACCACAGCCCCGCCGAGCGCTCGCACGTCCGGGCGCTCGCCGGCGAACTGGGGCTGCTGGTAACCGGTTCCTCGGACTTCCACGGCACCCACAAGACCGTCGGGCTCGGCGCGTTCACCACAAGCGTCGAGGCGTACGAGCGGATCGTGGCCGAGGGGGTGACGGATGTCGCTTCGATCTGA
- a CDS encoding SigE family RNA polymerase sigma factor yields MASRDPLEEEFREFVAARSAALLRTAYLLTGDWATAEDLLQTALTKTYLAWKRLGGIEAVEPYARRVMVNTSTSWWRRRWHGERPTEVLPERAGVDEIEQQLDRDLLWRHLKELPNRQRAVLVLRYYEDMSEAQTAAMLDISPGTVKSQASRALATLRRRIGSATPDLVDDAARQAQGDAAGTGRTARTGTGRTGGGGAPGRRIPAATPRVDAAARSRADAAARPRPDAIDRAAPRPAVPRPAALAADLPTAPAAVPVGTGPGERQ; encoded by the coding sequence GTGGCGAGCAGGGACCCGTTGGAGGAGGAGTTTCGCGAGTTCGTCGCGGCTCGCTCCGCCGCCCTGCTCCGCACCGCCTATCTGCTCACCGGCGACTGGGCCACGGCCGAGGATCTGCTCCAGACCGCACTGACAAAGACCTACCTCGCGTGGAAGCGGCTCGGCGGAATCGAGGCCGTCGAGCCGTACGCCAGGCGTGTGATGGTCAACACGTCCACGAGCTGGTGGCGGCGTCGCTGGCACGGTGAACGCCCCACCGAGGTGCTGCCGGAGCGGGCCGGCGTCGACGAGATCGAGCAGCAACTCGACCGCGATCTGCTCTGGCGACACCTCAAGGAGCTGCCCAACCGGCAGCGGGCGGTGCTCGTGCTGCGCTACTACGAGGACATGTCGGAGGCTCAGACCGCCGCGATGCTGGACATCTCGCCCGGCACCGTGAAGAGCCAGGCATCCCGGGCGCTTGCCACGCTGCGCCGGCGGATCGGTTCCGCCACACCCGATCTGGTCGACGACGCTGCCAGGCAGGCTCAGGGCGACGCTGCCGGCACCGGCCGTACGGCCCGCACCGGCACCGGCCGTACGGGTGGCGGGGGTGCCCCGGGCCGGCGGATTCCCGCAGCGACGCCAAGAGTTGACGCGGCAGCCCGGTCCAGAGCCGACGCGGCAGCCCGACCTAGGCCCGACGCGATCGACCGGGCTGCGCCCCGCCCGGCCGTACCCCGTCCGGCCGCCCTGGCCGCCGACCTGCCCACCGCCCCGGCAGCCGTGCCCGTCGGCACCGGCCCCGGGGAACGGCAGTGA
- a CDS encoding PH domain-containing protein, whose protein sequence is MGSPSGPPFDPDDPDRERRERDTEPIPRIDPDDGPGYGAGPGLSDGPSLSDDVGYGAGPGYAGEGRSGRAWIRDPEAAYQPPQISEDELAGLRADATGSTPRRVLPLEDEPSSLVARYLFPTERYRGEWKRHWIHLTTPLLIGIGATFVLGYLSGFLAGQNVGALTTIAVLLWFAVMGWVAWKVADWWYDRFILTNKRVMVVNGIITRRVAMMPLVRVTDMKYEQSPTGRALNYGTFVLESAGQEQALREIKNLPNPNELYLRVVEEMYEPQAVEARLGKEADEAKADDGA, encoded by the coding sequence ATGGGAAGCCCCTCCGGACCACCCTTCGACCCGGACGACCCTGACCGGGAACGCCGCGAGCGCGACACCGAGCCGATCCCGCGGATCGACCCCGATGACGGCCCGGGCTACGGAGCTGGCCCTGGCCTGTCGGACGGTCCGTCCCTTTCGGACGACGTCGGCTACGGCGCTGGGCCCGGCTATGCCGGCGAAGGTCGGTCCGGTCGGGCCTGGATCCGTGATCCGGAGGCTGCCTATCAGCCACCCCAGATCTCCGAGGACGAGCTAGCGGGGCTGCGTGCCGACGCGACCGGCTCGACCCCCCGTCGGGTCCTTCCGCTGGAGGACGAGCCCAGCTCACTTGTCGCCCGTTACCTCTTCCCCACCGAGCGTTACCGGGGTGAGTGGAAGCGGCACTGGATCCACCTCACCACCCCGCTGTTGATCGGCATCGGGGCGACCTTCGTGCTCGGCTACCTGTCCGGTTTCCTCGCCGGGCAAAATGTGGGCGCATTGACCACCATCGCCGTGCTGCTCTGGTTCGCGGTGATGGGATGGGTGGCCTGGAAGGTCGCCGACTGGTGGTATGACCGTTTCATCCTGACCAACAAGCGGGTCATGGTGGTCAACGGCATCATCACCCGGCGGGTCGCCATGATGCCGCTGGTCCGGGTCACCGACATGAAGTACGAGCAGAGTCCGACCGGTCGCGCGCTCAACTACGGCACCTTCGTGCTGGAGTCCGCGGGCCAGGAGCAGGCGCTGCGCGAGATCAAGAATCTGCCCAACCCGAACGAGCTCTACCTGCGCGTCGTCGAAGAGATGTACGAGCCGCAGGCAGTCGAGGCGCGGCTCGGCAAGGAGGCCGACGAGGCCAAGGCCGACGACGGGGCGTGA
- a CDS encoding DUF6758 family protein, whose amino-acid sequence MPTVRGDGGDVSVAVSCPRCGGPVRAPDLMHTESRCLRCGPVPPLHVPEHIGAEIVASVVERITATAGPPGTPLWCPWPLPPGWTLTGVAYAGDDRTGVRATAVACAGPAPLGGGPADLVFVAEEPGVGLGTRLAGLSGPDPGPELADALSDPGPGHPEHVGQARIRVGGHPTPLWLVNSPTDRSAYAGEARGMWLHAIAWPASAGHLLAEEVVLHDLTEWTPPELVYGAPSPYLPGRA is encoded by the coding sequence GTGCCGACGGTCCGGGGTGACGGTGGGGATGTGAGTGTCGCGGTGAGTTGTCCGAGATGCGGAGGCCCGGTACGGGCGCCGGATCTGATGCACACCGAGTCGAGGTGCCTGCGCTGTGGCCCGGTGCCGCCACTGCACGTACCCGAGCACATCGGAGCGGAGATCGTCGCGAGCGTGGTGGAGCGGATCACCGCGACAGCCGGTCCACCCGGGACGCCGCTGTGGTGCCCGTGGCCGCTGCCGCCAGGCTGGACTCTCACCGGAGTGGCGTACGCCGGGGACGACCGCACCGGAGTGCGGGCGACGGCGGTGGCCTGCGCCGGCCCCGCGCCGCTCGGTGGTGGGCCGGCGGACCTTGTCTTCGTGGCCGAGGAGCCCGGCGTCGGCCTGGGCACCAGACTTGCCGGTCTGTCCGGGCCGGACCCGGGGCCGGAGTTGGCCGACGCGTTGAGCGACCCCGGGCCGGGGCATCCGGAGCATGTTGGGCAGGCCAGGATCCGTGTGGGCGGTCATCCGACTCCACTGTGGTTGGTCAATTCGCCGACGGATCGAAGTGCGTACGCCGGCGAAGCTCGGGGAATGTGGCTGCATGCGATAGCCTGGCCGGCGAGTGCGGGTCACCTGCTCGCGGAAGAAGTCGTGCTACACGACCTGACCGAGTGGACTCCCCCCGAGCTCGTGTACGGCGCACCGTCCCCGTACCTACCCGGCAGGGCTTGA
- a CDS encoding TrmH family RNA methyltransferase, whose product MTDDQLEVGVGPWPGDPPQDPLYDPQLLAEGDRRNVVDRYRYWRHEAIVADLDQHRHGFHVAIENWQHDFNIGTVVRNANAFNAAEVHIVGRRRWNRRGAMVTDRYQHVRHHETIEEFVDWAAGRRLPVVGIDNLPGSRPLETGTLPRECVLLFGQEGPGLSEPARHACDQLYSIAQYGSTRSINAGVASGIAMHAWIRTHAGPPPD is encoded by the coding sequence GTGACCGACGACCAGCTTGAGGTGGGTGTGGGCCCCTGGCCGGGGGACCCGCCGCAGGACCCGCTCTACGACCCGCAGTTGCTGGCCGAGGGGGACCGGCGCAACGTGGTCGACCGCTACCGCTACTGGCGGCACGAGGCGATCGTCGCCGACCTGGACCAGCACCGGCACGGCTTCCACGTCGCCATCGAGAACTGGCAGCACGACTTCAACATCGGCACTGTGGTCCGCAATGCCAACGCCTTCAACGCCGCCGAGGTGCACATCGTCGGACGGCGACGGTGGAACCGGCGCGGCGCGATGGTGACCGACCGCTACCAGCACGTGCGGCACCACGAGACGATCGAGGAGTTCGTCGACTGGGCCGCCGGACGGCGGCTGCCCGTGGTCGGCATCGACAACCTGCCCGGCTCCCGGCCGCTGGAGACGGGCACCCTGCCGCGGGAGTGCGTACTGCTGTTCGGTCAGGAGGGACCCGGCCTCTCCGAACCCGCGCGCCACGCGTGCGACCAGCTCTACTCCATCGCCCAGTACGGCTCGACAAGGTCGATCAACGCGGGGGTGGCGAGCGGCATCGCCATGCACGCGTGGATCCGTACCCACGCTGGGCCGCCGCCGGACTGA
- a CDS encoding MaoC family dehydratase — translation MQFGRYYEEFEVGAVYRHWPGKTVTEYDDHLFCLLTMNHHPLHMDAHYAETASQFKRNVVVGNYIYSLLLGMSVPDVSGKAIANLEVESLRHVAPTFHGDTIYGETTVLDKRESGSKPDRGVVSVETRGYNQDGTMVCVFRRKVMVPKREYAASAVAEGVDPERPSFPDPR, via the coding sequence ATGCAGTTCGGCCGCTACTACGAGGAGTTCGAGGTCGGCGCGGTCTACCGGCACTGGCCGGGCAAGACCGTCACCGAGTACGACGACCACCTCTTCTGCCTGCTCACCATGAACCACCACCCGCTGCACATGGACGCGCACTACGCCGAGACGGCCAGCCAGTTCAAGCGCAACGTCGTGGTCGGCAACTACATCTACTCGCTCCTGCTCGGCATGTCGGTGCCGGACGTCAGCGGCAAGGCCATCGCCAACCTGGAGGTCGAGTCGCTGCGGCACGTGGCGCCCACCTTCCACGGCGACACCATCTACGGCGAGACCACAGTCCTGGACAAGCGGGAGTCCGGCTCCAAGCCCGACCGGGGCGTGGTGTCGGTGGAGACCCGCGGCTACAACCAGGACGGCACGATGGTCTGCGTCTTCCGCCGCAAGGTCATGGTCCCCAAGCGGGAGTACGCGGCGAGCGCCGTCGCCGAGGGAGTGGACCCGGAGCGGCCCAGCTTCCCCGACCCGCGCTGA
- the trxA gene encoding thioredoxin: MATVELTSANFDEVTGNDGIVLVDFWADWCGPCKRFAPVYERSSEKHQNIVFGKVDTEAQQELGAKFDIRSIPTIMAIRDGVIVFAQPGALPESALENLIEQVEALDMDDVRKQLAEHNH; encoded by the coding sequence ATGGCAACCGTTGAGCTGACCTCGGCGAACTTCGACGAGGTGACCGGCAACGACGGCATCGTCCTGGTCGACTTCTGGGCCGACTGGTGTGGTCCGTGCAAGCGGTTCGCCCCGGTCTACGAGCGTTCCTCGGAGAAGCACCAGAACATCGTCTTCGGAAAGGTCGACACCGAGGCTCAGCAGGAGCTGGGCGCGAAGTTCGACATCCGATCGATCCCGACGATCATGGCGATCCGTGACGGCGTCATCGTCTTCGCCCAGCCGGGCGCTCTGCCCGAGTCCGCGCTGGAAAACCTGATCGAGCAGGTCGAGGCGCTGGACATGGACGACGTCCGCAAGCAGCTGGCCGAGCACAACCACTGA
- a CDS encoding HTTM domain-containing protein codes for MSRWLTEAVPRGRIAAFRTLIYLFVAADLVIFTPWVRTRASVPGDLYQPLLIGRILPLPTPTPTLVAVIFWVLLLVALVAATGRAPRLLGWTVCALYLEWMIIAMSYGKVDHDRFALLVALAVLPTAGRARHGDTTRTEAGGWALRVTQIAVICTYFLAAFAKLRFGGLDWLTGSVLARAIIRRGTDLADLIAQVPYLLIVAQFGIVAFELLSPVVFLLRERWRLAMVGFFYSFHAVTIATITISFAPHLAAMASFLPLERVRPLVWARRLVGREARGSATAGPEPARVDVEPTPPDPASVGAGAEPVPPGGQAPVVGRPAGP; via the coding sequence ATGAGCCGCTGGCTGACCGAGGCGGTGCCGCGCGGCCGGATCGCCGCCTTCCGGACCCTGATCTACCTCTTCGTCGCCGCCGACCTGGTGATCTTCACTCCCTGGGTCCGCACCCGGGCCAGCGTGCCCGGCGATCTGTACCAGCCGCTGCTGATCGGCCGGATCCTTCCACTGCCCACACCGACGCCGACGCTGGTGGCGGTGATCTTCTGGGTGCTGCTGCTCGTCGCCCTGGTGGCCGCGACCGGCAGGGCACCCCGGCTGCTCGGCTGGACGGTCTGCGCGCTGTACCTGGAGTGGATGATCATCGCGATGAGCTACGGAAAGGTGGACCACGACAGGTTCGCCCTGCTCGTCGCGCTCGCCGTGCTGCCGACCGCCGGCCGCGCCCGGCACGGCGACACCACCCGCACCGAGGCCGGCGGCTGGGCGCTGCGGGTCACCCAGATCGCGGTGATCTGCACGTACTTCCTAGCCGCCTTCGCCAAGCTGCGCTTCGGCGGGTTGGACTGGCTGACCGGCTCGGTACTGGCGAGGGCCATCATCCGACGCGGCACCGACCTGGCGGACCTGATCGCCCAGGTGCCGTACCTGCTGATCGTCGCCCAGTTCGGCATCGTGGCCTTCGAACTGCTCAGCCCCGTGGTCTTCCTCCTGCGGGAGCGCTGGCGGCTGGCCATGGTCGGCTTCTTCTACTCGTTCCACGCGGTGACCATCGCGACCATCACCATCTCGTTCGCGCCCCACCTGGCCGCGATGGCCAGCTTCCTGCCGCTGGAGCGGGTCCGACCACTGGTCTGGGCGCGCCGTCTCGTCGGCCGCGAAGCTCGCGGGTCAGCGACGGCCGGCCCGGAGCCGGCGCGCGTCGACGTCGAACCGACGCCGCCCGACCCTGCTTCGGTGGGAGCCGGTGCGGAGCCGGTGCCGCCCGGAGGTCAGGCCCCGGTGGTCGGGCGGCCCGCCGGGCCGTAG
- a CDS encoding thiol-disulfide oxidoreductase DCC family protein, whose protein sequence is METSTFVYDGDCAFCTTCAEFIERRIPTAARVVPWQFADLDALGLTTAECEEAVQWVGADDSRAAGPDAIAKLLAASGPLWRAAGAVLRVPPVRAVAWPTYRWVARNRHRLPGGTAACSLPQEARERLYGPAGRPTTGA, encoded by the coding sequence ATGGAGACGTCGACATTCGTCTACGACGGGGACTGCGCGTTCTGCACGACCTGTGCGGAGTTCATCGAACGCCGGATCCCCACCGCCGCACGGGTGGTGCCCTGGCAGTTCGCCGACCTGGACGCGCTCGGCCTCACGACCGCGGAGTGCGAGGAGGCCGTGCAGTGGGTGGGCGCGGACGACTCCCGCGCGGCCGGCCCGGACGCCATCGCAAAGCTGCTCGCCGCCAGCGGTCCCCTCTGGCGGGCTGCCGGCGCCGTGCTGCGGGTCCCTCCCGTGCGCGCGGTGGCCTGGCCGACGTACCGCTGGGTGGCGCGCAACCGGCACCGACTCCCCGGCGGTACGGCGGCCTGCTCGCTGCCGCAGGAGGCCAGGGAGCGGCTCTACGGCCCGGCGGGCCGCCCGACCACCGGGGCCTGA